A genomic window from Streptomyces sp. MST-110588 includes:
- a CDS encoding IS481 family transposase: MVHRNAPLTETGRLRLARCVVEDGWPLRRAAERFQVSPTTAQRWADRYRRLGEAGMTDRSSRPHSSPRQTPSRTERRIIKVRILRRWGPARIAGLLRLVPSTVHRVLTRYGLARLAHLDRATGRVIRRYERDKPGELVHVDIKKLGNIPDGGGHKALGRPAGRKNRSGTGYSYIHTAVDDHSRLAYSEILGDEKKETATAFWKRAHAFFASSGITVERVLTDNGACYRSRDWRDALAGAGISHRRTRPYRPQTNGKVERLNRTLLEEWAYAQPYRSETQRREAFPRWLHTYNHHRGHTALAGQPPASRVPNLTGQYT, translated from the coding sequence GTGGTCCACCGTAATGCACCCCTGACCGAGACAGGCCGCCTGCGTCTGGCCCGCTGCGTGGTCGAGGACGGCTGGCCTCTGCGCCGGGCCGCGGAACGTTTCCAGGTCTCGCCGACCACCGCCCAGCGGTGGGCCGATCGCTACCGCCGGCTCGGCGAGGCAGGCATGACCGACCGCTCCAGCCGCCCGCACTCCAGCCCGCGCCAGACTCCGAGCCGTACCGAACGCCGCATCATCAAGGTCCGCATCCTGCGCCGCTGGGGACCGGCCCGCATCGCTGGCCTCCTCCGGCTGGTGCCCTCGACCGTCCACCGCGTACTGACCCGCTACGGCCTGGCCCGCCTCGCCCATCTGGACCGGGCCACAGGCCGCGTCATCCGCCGCTACGAACGCGACAAGCCCGGCGAACTGGTCCACGTGGACATCAAGAAGCTCGGCAACATCCCCGACGGCGGCGGACACAAGGCCCTGGGCCGCCCGGCGGGCCGCAAGAACCGCTCAGGCACCGGCTACAGCTACATCCACACCGCCGTCGACGACCACTCCCGCCTGGCCTACAGCGAGATCCTCGGCGACGAGAAGAAGGAGACCGCCACCGCCTTCTGGAAGCGGGCCCACGCATTCTTCGCCTCCAGCGGCATCACCGTCGAACGGGTCCTGACCGACAACGGGGCCTGCTACCGCTCACGCGACTGGCGTGACGCCCTGGCGGGAGCCGGGATCTCCCATAGGCGAACCCGGCCCTACCGGCCACAGACGAACGGCAAGGTCGAGCGCCTCAACCGCACCCTGCTGGAGGAGTGGGCCTACGCCCAGCCCTACCGCTCAGAGACCCAACGACGCGAAGCATTCCCCCGCTGGCTGCACACCTACAATCACCACCGCGGACACACCGCGCTCGCAGGCCAACCCCCCGCCAGCCGCGTCCCCAACCTCACAGGGCAATACACCTAG
- the mutM gene encoding bifunctional DNA-formamidopyrimidine glycosylase/DNA-(apurinic or apyrimidinic site) lyase: MPELPEVEVVRRGLQRWVQGRTVDSVEVLHPRAVRRHTAGAVDFAARLAGRRIGTPRRRGKYLWLPVSDGLAVLAHLGMSGQLLVQPQDAPDEKHLRVRIRFTGGDQAGTGSGQAVTGPDQAVMGLGQAVTGPGPEDPAAAAGTELRFVDQRTFGGLSLHDTVPGDPDGLPDVIAHIARDPLDPAFDDAAFHEALRRRRTTIKRALLDQSLISGVGNIYADEALWRSRLHYERPTATFTRPRTAELLGHIRDVMNAALAVGGTSFDSLYVNVNGESGYFERSLDAYGREDEPCRRCGTAVRRRPWMNRSSYFCPRCQRPPRP, from the coding sequence GTGCCCGAACTGCCCGAGGTCGAGGTCGTCCGCCGCGGACTTCAGCGCTGGGTCCAGGGCCGTACGGTCGACTCCGTCGAGGTGCTGCACCCGCGCGCCGTGCGGCGGCACACCGCGGGCGCCGTCGACTTCGCCGCCCGGCTGGCCGGCCGGCGCATCGGCACGCCCCGGCGGCGCGGCAAGTACCTGTGGTTGCCGGTCTCGGACGGCCTGGCGGTCCTGGCACACCTGGGCATGAGCGGGCAGCTCCTGGTCCAGCCGCAGGACGCGCCCGACGAGAAGCACCTGCGCGTCCGCATCCGTTTCACCGGCGGCGATCAGGCCGGCACCGGCAGCGGCCAGGCCGTCACCGGTCCCGATCAGGCAGTCATGGGCCTCGGTCAGGCCGTCACCGGCCCCGGCCCCGAAGACCCGGCGGCAGCGGCCGGCACCGAACTGCGCTTCGTCGACCAGCGCACCTTCGGCGGGCTGTCCCTGCACGACACCGTTCCCGGCGATCCCGACGGCCTCCCGGACGTCATCGCGCACATCGCCCGCGACCCGCTCGACCCGGCCTTCGACGACGCCGCCTTCCACGAGGCGCTGCGCCGCCGCCGTACGACGATCAAGCGTGCCCTGCTGGACCAGTCGCTCATCAGCGGTGTCGGCAACATCTACGCCGACGAGGCGCTGTGGCGCTCCCGGCTGCACTACGAGCGCCCGACCGCCACCTTCACCCGGCCCCGTACCGCCGAGCTCCTCGGGCACATCAGGGACGTGATGAACGCCGCGCTGGCGGTCGGCGGCACCAGCTTCGACAGCCTGTACGTCAACGTCAACGGCGAGTCGGGGTACTTCGAGCGGTCGCTGGACGCGTACGGGCGCGAGGACGAGCCGTGCCGCCGCTGCGGCACCGCCGTGCGCCGGCGCCCCTGGATGAACCGCTCCAGCTACTTCTGCCCGCGCTGCCAGCGACCGCCGCGCCCCTGA
- the rnc gene encoding ribonuclease III, which translates to MSDANTSPRKRGGETTPADTASSHTLLEGRLGYQLESALLVRALTHRSYAYENGGLPTNERLEFLGDSVLGLVVTDTLYRTHPDLPEGQLAKLRAAVVNSRALAEVGRGLDLGAFIRLGRGEEGTGGRDKASILADTLEAVIGAVYLDRGLEAAGELVHRLFDPLIEKSAGLGAGLDWKTSLQELTATEGLGVPEYLVSETGPDHEKTFTAAARVGGVSYGTGTGRSKKEAEQQAAESAWRAIRSAAEEATKQAAPATEAGTGSPVPPASPASSASPVVPPAGEPAAGEPTVG; encoded by the coding sequence ATGTCGGACGCCAATACGTCTCCCCGCAAGCGCGGGGGTGAAACGACACCGGCGGACACGGCCTCGTCCCACACGCTTCTGGAAGGGCGGCTCGGGTACCAGCTCGAGTCCGCCCTTCTGGTGCGTGCGCTGACGCACCGCTCGTACGCGTACGAGAACGGCGGTCTGCCCACCAACGAGCGGCTGGAGTTCCTCGGGGACTCCGTACTCGGCCTGGTGGTCACCGACACGCTCTACCGCACGCATCCGGACCTGCCCGAGGGGCAGTTGGCCAAACTGCGGGCCGCGGTGGTCAACTCGCGCGCCCTCGCCGAGGTGGGCCGCGGCCTGGACCTCGGTGCCTTCATCCGGCTCGGCCGGGGCGAGGAGGGCACGGGCGGCCGGGACAAGGCATCCATCCTCGCCGACACCCTGGAAGCGGTGATCGGCGCGGTGTACCTGGACCGGGGACTGGAGGCGGCGGGCGAGCTGGTGCACCGGCTCTTCGACCCGCTGATCGAGAAGTCCGCCGGCCTGGGTGCCGGCCTGGACTGGAAGACCAGCCTTCAGGAACTGACCGCAACCGAAGGTCTCGGGGTACCGGAGTACCTGGTCAGCGAGACCGGTCCGGACCACGAGAAGACCTTCACCGCTGCCGCCCGCGTCGGTGGTGTCTCGTACGGCACCGGCACCGGCCGCAGCAAGAAGGAAGCCGAGCAGCAGGCGGCCGAGTCCGCCTGGCGCGCCATCCGCTCCGCGGCCGAGGAGGCCACGAAGCAGGCGGCGCCGGCGACCGAGGCCGGCACCGGCTCACCGGTTCCCCCGGCTTCCCCGGCCTCTTCGGCATCCCCGGTGGTGCCGCCGGCCGGTGAGCCGGCCGCCGGAGAGCCGACCGTCGGCTGA
- the rpmF gene encoding 50S ribosomal protein L32, whose amino-acid sequence MAVPKRKMSRSNTRHRRSQWKAAVTPLVACERCHEPKQQHIACPSCGTYNKRQVLEV is encoded by the coding sequence GTGGCTGTTCCGAAGCGGAAGATGTCGCGCAGCAACACGCGCCACCGCCGGTCGCAGTGGAAGGCTGCGGTCACCCCCCTGGTGGCGTGCGAGCGCTGCCACGAGCCGAAGCAGCAGCACATCGCGTGCCCGAGCTGCGGCACCTACAACAAGCGACAGGTCCTCGAGGTCTGA
- a CDS encoding DUF177 domain-containing protein, which translates to MTGQCVPQRRKQEAINARLDHRSPLVFDTRELGRRPGALQRLSRSVEAPRDLGNEVIGVPEGAPMGLVLRLESVMDGVLVTGTARATVKGECVRCLEPVERELDADFQEMFSYPDADARTRTDAESGDDAEDEEDILFLEDDLFDLEPVLRDAVVLALPMQPVCQDDCPGLCSECGERLADDPDHHHDAVDIRWAALQGLAGTNQDGEKDNMSGDAPRSAPVDEKQEK; encoded by the coding sequence GTGACGGGGCAGTGCGTACCGCAGCGTAGAAAGCAGGAAGCCATCAACGCCCGCCTCGACCACCGTTCCCCGCTCGTGTTCGACACGCGCGAGCTGGGCCGTCGTCCCGGCGCGCTCCAGCGGCTCTCCCGCTCCGTCGAGGCCCCCCGGGACCTCGGCAACGAGGTCATCGGGGTGCCGGAGGGCGCGCCGATGGGACTCGTACTGCGCCTGGAGTCGGTCATGGACGGGGTGCTGGTCACCGGTACCGCCCGTGCGACCGTCAAGGGCGAGTGCGTAAGGTGTCTGGAGCCCGTCGAGCGTGAGCTGGACGCGGACTTCCAGGAGATGTTCTCCTACCCCGACGCCGACGCCCGGACCCGCACCGACGCGGAATCCGGCGACGACGCCGAGGACGAGGAGGACATCCTCTTCCTTGAGGACGACCTGTTCGACCTCGAACCCGTGCTGCGGGACGCGGTGGTGCTCGCACTGCCGATGCAGCCGGTGTGCCAGGACGACTGCCCGGGCCTGTGCTCCGAATGCGGAGAGCGGCTCGCTGACGACCCGGACCACCACCACGACGCCGTCGACATCCGTTGGGCGGCACTGCAGGGACTCGCCGGGACCAACCAGGACGGCGAGAAGGACAACATGAGCGGCGACGCGCCTCGATCAGCGCCCGTCGACGAGAAGCAGGAGAAGTAG
- a CDS encoding cell division initiation protein, producing MDVQKKLDEIVAIVGSARSMPMSASCVVNRAELLAGLEELRAALPGSLAQAQELLGGREQMVQEARAEADRIIESARAHRGSLISDTEVARRSQDEADRILAEARREAEEIRAEADDYVDSKLANFEVVLTKTIGSVDRGREKLLGRAPGGHGPAYGEGEDPDAPERSADPETLRQRADAYVDAKFGAFEAVLTKTLEAVGRGRLKLQGARPTDELGAHLAAQDGSQPPRHTGDAEFLAGLADPGPGPGGEQQTPDPYAEPAYQPMASAPGAPAATGDAYSYQQDTYGQQGAYAQHDTYAQQDPYGQQDPYAYGWQQPQQHSSPGYGPDGAGHPAPPAQPSSPAQTPSHAPHAPDTSRTPHRTPAAALDETSLFDTSMIDLDTLRRYEEGRQ from the coding sequence GTGGACGTGCAGAAGAAGCTCGACGAGATCGTCGCAATCGTCGGCAGCGCCCGGTCCATGCCCATGTCGGCCTCGTGCGTGGTCAACCGCGCCGAACTGCTCGCCGGGCTGGAGGAGCTGCGCGCCGCGCTGCCCGGCTCGCTGGCCCAGGCCCAGGAGCTGCTCGGCGGGCGGGAGCAGATGGTCCAGGAGGCCCGCGCCGAGGCCGACCGGATCATCGAGTCCGCGCGCGCCCACCGCGGCTCGCTGATCTCCGACACCGAGGTCGCCCGCCGCTCCCAGGACGAGGCCGACCGCATCCTGGCCGAGGCCCGCCGCGAGGCCGAGGAGATCCGCGCCGAGGCGGACGACTACGTCGACAGCAAGCTCGCCAACTTCGAGGTCGTCCTCACCAAGACCATCGGGTCGGTGGACCGGGGCCGCGAGAAGCTGCTCGGCCGCGCTCCCGGCGGGCACGGTCCGGCGTACGGCGAGGGGGAGGATCCCGACGCCCCGGAGCGCAGCGCCGACCCCGAGACGCTCAGGCAGCGCGCCGACGCGTACGTGGACGCCAAGTTCGGCGCCTTCGAGGCCGTACTGACCAAGACGCTGGAGGCGGTCGGGCGCGGCCGGCTCAAGCTCCAGGGGGCCCGGCCCACGGACGAACTGGGCGCGCACCTCGCCGCCCAGGACGGCTCGCAGCCCCCGCGGCACACCGGCGATGCGGAGTTCCTGGCCGGGCTCGCCGACCCCGGGCCCGGGCCCGGGGGCGAGCAGCAGACCCCGGACCCCTACGCGGAGCCCGCGTACCAGCCCATGGCGTCCGCCCCGGGCGCCCCGGCCGCGACCGGGGACGCGTACAGCTATCAGCAGGACACCTACGGGCAGCAGGGCGCGTACGCACAACACGACACCTACGCCCAGCAGGATCCGTACGGGCAGCAGGACCCATACGCCTACGGCTGGCAGCAGCCCCAGCAGCACTCCTCGCCGGGCTACGGCCCGGACGGCGCCGGCCACCCGGCGCCGCCCGCGCAGCCGTCCTCGCCCGCGCAGACCCCCTCACACGCCCCCCACGCCCCGGACACCTCCCGGACCCCGCACCGGACTCCGGCCGCGGCCCTCGACGAGACCAGCCTCTTCGACACGAGCATGATCGACCTGGACACGCTGCGCCGGTACGAGGAGGGGCGTCAGTAG
- the coaD gene encoding pantetheine-phosphate adenylyltransferase: MHRAVCPGSFDPITNGHVDIIARASKLYDTVHVAVMINQAKQGLFTVEERIDLIRRATAEYGNVEVESFHGLLVDFCKQRDIPAIVKGLRAVSDFDYELQMAQMNNGLSGVETLFVPTNPAYSFLSSSLVKEVAAWGGDVSHLVPPVVLEALTERLKKK; this comes from the coding sequence GTGCACCGTGCCGTCTGTCCGGGGTCGTTCGACCCCATCACCAATGGGCACGTGGACATCATCGCCCGGGCCTCCAAGCTCTACGACACCGTCCATGTCGCCGTGATGATCAACCAGGCCAAGCAGGGGCTGTTCACGGTCGAGGAGCGGATCGACCTGATCCGCCGGGCCACCGCCGAGTACGGCAACGTCGAGGTCGAGTCCTTCCACGGCCTGCTCGTCGACTTCTGCAAGCAGCGCGACATCCCTGCCATCGTCAAGGGCCTGCGGGCGGTCAGCGACTTCGACTACGAGCTCCAGATGGCCCAGATGAACAACGGGCTGTCCGGCGTGGAGACCCTTTTCGTCCCCACCAACCCCGCCTACAGCTTCCTGTCCTCCAGCCTGGTCAAGGAGGTCGCGGCCTGGGGCGGCGACGTCTCCCACCTGGTTCCCCCGGTCGTGCTGGAAGCCCTGACCGAGCGCCTGAAGAAGAAGTAG
- the rsmD gene encoding 16S rRNA (guanine(966)-N(2))-methyltransferase RsmD produces MTRVIAGTAGGRRLAVPPGNGTRPTSDRAREGLFSTWESLDGPMTGARVLDLYAGSGAVGLEALSRGAAHVLLVEADARAARTVKENVRAVGLPGAEVRVGKAEQVIAGPPPAGPYDTVFLDPPYAVSNDDLGEILLTLLDRGWLAPEALVTVERSTRGGTFPWPGSFEPIRARRYGEGTLWYGRAASTCSTGTSSSAS; encoded by the coding sequence ATGACCCGCGTGATCGCCGGTACGGCCGGCGGCCGGCGCCTGGCCGTGCCGCCGGGCAACGGCACCCGTCCGACCTCCGACCGGGCACGTGAGGGCCTGTTCTCCACCTGGGAGTCGCTGGACGGCCCGATGACCGGCGCCCGGGTGCTGGACCTGTACGCGGGCTCCGGCGCCGTCGGCCTGGAGGCGCTGTCCCGGGGCGCCGCGCACGTCCTGCTGGTCGAGGCCGACGCCCGCGCCGCCCGTACGGTCAAGGAGAACGTACGGGCCGTGGGACTGCCCGGCGCGGAGGTCCGGGTGGGCAAGGCCGAGCAGGTCATCGCCGGACCGCCGCCGGCCGGCCCGTACGACACCGTCTTCCTGGACCCGCCCTACGCCGTCTCCAACGACGATCTTGGCGAGATCCTCCTCACACTCCTGGACCGGGGCTGGCTTGCGCCCGAAGCACTGGTCACCGTAGAGCGCAGCACCAGAGGCGGCACCTTCCCCTGGCCGGGGAGTTTTGAACCGATCCGGGCCCGTCGTTACGGCGAGGGGACGCTTTGGTACGGTCGCGCCGCTTCGACGTGCAGCACCGGCACGTCCTCAAGCGCGTCATGA
- the recG gene encoding ATP-dependent DNA helicase RecG: MEGVSALDEPLKKTLGGTTAKVLAEHLDLHTVGDLLHHYPRRYAERGELTRLSDLPLDEHVTVVAQVADARVLKFNNGRGQRLEVTLTDGSGRLQLVFFGKGIHKPHKDLLPGRRAMFAGKVSVFNRKLQLAHPEYELLDGAGGDEAVDAFAGRLMPIYPACQQMASWKIAKAVDAVLPGAREALDPLPTALREGRALLPLPEALHKVHRPRTKADIADARSRLKWDEAFVLQVALARRRLAETQLPAVPRPLKKGGLLDAFDAKLPFTLTEGQQKVSREIFEDLATAHPMHRLLQGEVGSGKTLVALRAMLGVVDTGGQAAMLAPTEVLAQQHHRSVTEMMGELAEGGMLGGSEHGTKVVLLTGSMGAAARRQALLDLVTGEAGIVIGTHALIEDKVRFHDLGLVVVDEQHRFGVEQRDALRGKGTQPPHLLVMTATPIPRTVAMTVFGDLETSVLDQLPAGRSPIASHVVPAKDKPHFLARAWERVREEVGSGHQAYVVCPRIGDEEEAPKAKGAKKKAGDGEEPPGDDAQDKRPPLAVLEVAEQLTKGPLAGLRVEVLHGRMHPDDKDEVMRRFAAGEVQVLVATTVIEVGVNVPNATAMVIMDADRFGVSQLHQLRGRVGRGAAPGLCLLVSEMPEGSPARARLGAVAGTLDGFELSRIDLEQRREGDVLGQAQSGVRSSLRMLAVIEDEEVIAAAREEATAVVAADPELERYPELRVALAALLDAEREQYLDKG, translated from the coding sequence ATGGAGGGCGTGTCCGCGCTCGACGAACCCCTGAAGAAGACGCTCGGTGGCACCACCGCCAAGGTGCTGGCCGAGCACCTGGACCTGCACACGGTCGGCGACCTGCTGCACCACTACCCACGGCGGTACGCGGAGCGCGGTGAGCTGACCCGGCTCTCCGACCTGCCGCTGGACGAACACGTCACGGTCGTCGCGCAGGTCGCCGACGCCCGCGTACTGAAGTTCAACAACGGCCGCGGGCAGCGGCTGGAGGTCACCCTCACCGACGGCAGCGGGCGGCTCCAGCTCGTCTTCTTCGGCAAGGGCATCCACAAACCGCACAAGGACCTGCTGCCGGGCCGCCGGGCGATGTTCGCGGGCAAGGTCTCGGTCTTCAACCGCAAGCTGCAACTGGCCCACCCCGAATACGAGCTGCTGGACGGCGCGGGCGGCGACGAGGCCGTGGACGCCTTCGCCGGCCGGCTCATGCCGATCTACCCGGCCTGCCAGCAGATGGCCTCCTGGAAGATCGCCAAGGCCGTCGACGCGGTGCTGCCCGGCGCCCGCGAGGCACTGGACCCGCTGCCGACGGCGCTGCGCGAGGGCCGGGCGCTGCTCCCGCTGCCCGAGGCGCTGCACAAGGTCCACCGGCCGCGTACGAAGGCCGACATCGCCGACGCCCGCTCCCGCCTGAAGTGGGACGAGGCGTTCGTCCTCCAGGTGGCGCTGGCCCGGCGCCGCCTGGCCGAGACCCAACTGCCCGCCGTACCACGCCCCTTGAAGAAGGGCGGGCTGCTGGACGCCTTCGATGCCAAGCTGCCCTTCACCCTCACCGAGGGGCAGCAGAAGGTCAGCCGGGAGATCTTCGAGGACCTGGCCACCGCCCACCCCATGCACCGCCTCCTCCAGGGCGAGGTCGGCTCCGGCAAGACGCTGGTGGCGCTGCGCGCCATGCTCGGCGTCGTGGACACCGGCGGCCAGGCGGCCATGCTCGCGCCGACCGAGGTGCTGGCCCAGCAGCACCACCGCTCGGTCACCGAGATGATGGGGGAGCTGGCCGAGGGCGGGATGCTGGGCGGGTCCGAGCACGGCACGAAAGTGGTGCTGCTGACGGGTTCGATGGGCGCCGCCGCCCGCCGCCAGGCCCTGCTGGACCTGGTCACCGGCGAGGCCGGCATCGTCATCGGCACCCACGCGCTGATCGAGGACAAGGTGCGCTTCCACGACCTGGGCCTGGTCGTGGTCGACGAGCAGCACCGCTTCGGGGTCGAGCAGCGCGACGCGCTGCGCGGCAAGGGCACACAGCCGCCGCACCTCCTGGTCATGACGGCCACCCCCATTCCCCGTACGGTCGCGATGACCGTCTTCGGCGACCTGGAGACCTCCGTACTGGACCAGCTCCCCGCCGGGCGCTCGCCGATCGCCAGCCATGTCGTGCCCGCCAAGGACAAGCCGCACTTCCTGGCCCGGGCCTGGGAGCGGGTGCGCGAGGAGGTCGGGTCCGGACACCAGGCGTACGTGGTCTGCCCGCGGATCGGGGACGAGGAGGAGGCGCCGAAGGCCAAGGGCGCCAAGAAGAAGGCCGGGGACGGGGAGGAGCCGCCCGGGGACGACGCGCAGGACAAACGGCCGCCGCTGGCGGTGCTGGAGGTCGCCGAACAGCTCACCAAGGGGCCGCTGGCCGGCCTGCGGGTGGAGGTGCTGCACGGCCGGATGCACCCGGACGACAAGGACGAGGTGATGCGCCGGTTCGCGGCCGGCGAGGTGCAGGTGCTGGTCGCCACGACCGTCATCGAGGTCGGGGTGAACGTCCCCAACGCCACCGCCATGGTGATCATGGACGCGGACCGCTTCGGCGTCTCGCAGTTGCACCAGCTCCGCGGACGGGTCGGCCGGGGCGCCGCGCCGGGCCTGTGCCTGCTGGTCAGTGAGATGCCGGAGGGCTCCCCGGCGCGCGCCCGGCTCGGCGCGGTGGCCGGCACCCTGGACGGCTTCGAACTGTCCCGGATCGACCTGGAGCAGCGGCGCGAGGGCGATGTGCTCGGCCAGGCCCAGTCCGGCGTCCGCTCCTCCCTGCGGATGCTGGCCGTCATCGAGGACGAGGAGGTCATCGCCGCCGCCCGCGAGGAGGCCACCGCGGTCGTCGCCGCCGACCCGGAGCTGGAGCGCTATCCCGAGCTGCGGGTCGCGCTCGCCGCCCTCCTGGACGCCGAGCGCGAGCAGTACCTCGACAAGGGCTGA
- the rpmB gene encoding 50S ribosomal protein L28, producing the protein MAANCDVCGKGPGFGKSVSHSHRRTNRRWNPNIQTVRAVVERTPKRLNVCTSCIKAGKVSR; encoded by the coding sequence GTGGCTGCCAACTGCGACGTCTGCGGCAAGGGGCCGGGCTTCGGCAAGAGTGTCTCGCACTCGCACCGCCGTACCAACCGTCGTTGGAACCCCAACATCCAGACGGTGCGTGCAGTGGTCGAGCGCACGCCGAAGCGGCTCAATGTCTGCACCTCGTGCATCAAGGCCGGCAAGGTCTCGCGCTGA
- the thiD gene encoding bifunctional hydroxymethylpyrimidine kinase/phosphomethylpyrimidine kinase, translating into MPTSASPAQPAPPSPQPSPSAPPRVLTVAGSDSGGGAGIQADLKTMLALGTHGMSVLTAVTAQNSLGVQGVWELPAEAVYAQFRSVVDDIGVQAVKTGMLASPELVETVADLLAGVRAPVVIDPVGVSKHGDALLSAAALEAVRTKLLPTATVATPNLDEVAWLTGVRVQEEAGLRRAAAAVLEYGPRWALIKGGHLKGDAVDLLTDGTEEHWLRAARQDNRHTHGTGCTLASAIAAQLAKGDSVPAAVAAAKDYVTGAIAAGFRLGAGIGPVHHGWRLG; encoded by the coding sequence ATGCCGACATCCGCCTCGCCCGCACAGCCTGCACCGCCTTCACCACAGCCGTCGCCGTCCGCGCCGCCCCGCGTCCTGACCGTCGCCGGGTCCGACTCCGGCGGCGGCGCCGGCATCCAGGCCGACCTGAAGACGATGCTGGCGCTGGGCACCCACGGCATGAGCGTGCTGACCGCCGTCACCGCCCAGAACTCGCTGGGCGTGCAGGGCGTCTGGGAGCTGCCCGCCGAGGCCGTGTACGCCCAGTTCCGCAGCGTCGTGGACGACATCGGCGTGCAGGCCGTGAAAACCGGCATGCTCGCCTCGCCGGAACTGGTGGAGACCGTCGCGGACCTGCTCGCCGGGGTGCGGGCGCCGGTCGTGATCGACCCGGTCGGGGTCTCCAAGCACGGCGACGCGCTGCTGTCCGCCGCCGCGCTGGAGGCGGTCCGTACCAAGCTGCTGCCGACGGCCACCGTCGCCACCCCCAACCTGGACGAGGTGGCCTGGCTGACGGGCGTACGGGTCCAGGAGGAGGCCGGCCTGCGGCGGGCCGCCGCCGCGGTCCTGGAGTACGGCCCGCGCTGGGCGCTGATCAAGGGCGGCCACCTCAAGGGAGACGCGGTCGACCTGCTCACCGACGGCACCGAGGAGCACTGGCTGCGGGCGGCGCGCCAGGACAACCGGCACACCCACGGAACGGGCTGCACCCTGGCGAGCGCGATCGCCGCGCAGCTCGCCAAGGGCGACTCGGTCCCGGCGGCCGTCGCGGCGGCGAAGGACTACGTCACGGGCGCCATCGCGGCCGGCTTCCGGCTGGGGGCGGGCATCGGTCCGGTGCACCACGGGTGGCGGCTGGGCTGA
- a CDS encoding Lrp/AsnC ligand binding domain-containing protein, with protein sequence MVQAYILIQTEVGKASAVAEVIGKLPGVIQAEDVTGPYDVIVRAQADTVDELGRMVVAKVQQVDGITRTLTCPVVHL encoded by the coding sequence GTGGTACAGGCGTACATCCTGATCCAGACCGAGGTCGGCAAGGCGTCGGCCGTAGCGGAGGTGATCGGCAAGCTCCCCGGCGTGATCCAGGCCGAGGACGTCACCGGTCCGTACGACGTCATCGTGCGCGCGCAGGCCGACACGGTGGACGAGCTCGGCCGCATGGTGGTCGCCAAGGTCCAGCAGGTGGACGGCATCACGCGCACCCTGACCTGCCCGGTGGTCCATCTCTAG